One Poecilia reticulata strain Guanapo linkage group LG4, Guppy_female_1.0+MT, whole genome shotgun sequence genomic window carries:
- the LOC103463345 gene encoding angiopoietin-related protein 4-like produces the protein MKTPQVTVLLLTILVHASAGFPSDRTRREKHASWDDVNVVAHGLLQLGQGLKEHVDKTKAQMRDVSGRLRAVNGTLAELEQRQEQQGEALMTQSKEAQGTYRLLSQLGEEVKLEVGEVKRQAEVMTSRMDRLEEVLTEPTKDGNDSEHERVSFIQRLMVAQNRRIDQLVEKIRQQQDKLEKQSLHLQALQNKVAHKRVKSQRRRDEERALTGEAQLNQAGLARDCQDLFAQGQRVSGVYMIQPDNSKPFNVLCQMTPDGGWTVIQKRQDGSQSFNQLWESYRKGFGDLNREFWLGLDHIHSISKQGQYVLQVELSDEAGRRQAARYRFQVDGEERQFALHLDLDPSSGVQEGIESTVASGLPFSTADRDNDLAADANCAELLSGGWWFSSCGESNVNGKFPQRHGGRRRAKFQGQFGPLSSTLLKIAPVSKTQ, from the exons ATGAAGACGCCCCAGGTCACCGTCCTCCTCCTGACCATCCTGGTCCACGCCAGCGCCGGCTTCCCGTCGGACAGAACCCGCCGGGAGAAGCACGCCTCCTGGGACGACGTGAACGTGGTGGCCCACGGCCTCCTGCAGCTCGGCCAGGGCCTGAAGGAGCATGTGGACAAGACCAAGGCTCAGATGAGAGACGTGAGCGGCCGGCTGAGGGCCGTCAACGGCACGCTGGCGGAGCTGGAGCAGAGACAGGAGCAGCAGGGCGAGGCGCTGATGACCCAGAGCAAGGAGGCGCAGGGGACGTACAGGCTGCTCTCCCAGCTGGGAGAGGAGGTGAAGCTGGAGGTCGGCGAGGTGAAGAGGCAGGCGGAGGTCATGACGTCCAGGATGGACCGACTGGAGGAGGTTCTGACAGAGCCGACGAAGGACGGCAACGACAGCGAACACGAGAGGGTTTCATTCATCCAG AGGCTGATGGTGGCCCAGAACAGACGCATCGATCAGCTGGTGGAGAAAATCAGGCAGCAGCAAGACAAGCTGGAGAAACAGAGTCTGCACCTGCAGGCCCTGCAGAACAAG GTTGCGCATAAGAGGGTGAAATCCCAAAGACGGAGAGACGAAGAGAGAGCGCTGACAGGCGAGGCACAGCTCAACCAAGCAG GGTTGGCCAGAGACTGTCAGGATCTGTTCGCACAGGGACAGCGAGTCAGCGGCGTCTACATGATTCAGCCCGACAACTCAAAACCCTTCAACGTTCTCTGTCAGATGACTCCGG atggcggCTGGACAGTCATCCAGAAACGCCAGGATGGATCTCAGAGCTTCAACCAGCTTTGGGAAAGCTACAGGAAAGGATTCGGCGACCTCAACC GAGAGTTCTGGCTCGGTTTGGACCACATCCACTCCATTTCCAAGCAAGGCCAGTACGTCCTTCAGGTGGAGCTCTCCGACGAGGCCGGGCGGCGCCAGGCTGCTCGCTACCGCTTCCAGGTGGACGGAGAGGAGAGGCAGTTCGCTCTGCACCTTGACCTCGACCCTTCGTCTGGCGTTCAGGAGGGAATCGAGTCCACCGTAGCGTCTGGACTTCCCTTCTCCACAGCCGACAGAGACAACGACCTCGCTGCGGACGCCAACTGCGCCGAGCTGCTCTCAG gcgGTTGGTGGTTTAGCAGCTGCGGAGAGTCAAATGTCAACGGGAAGTTCCCTCAGCGCCACGGGGGAAGAAGACGGGCCAAGTTTCAGGGACAATTCGGCCCGCTCAGCTCCACTCTCCTGAAAATCGCTCCGGTTTCGAAGACGCAATAA